The genomic interval AAGGATATCCAACTTGGTGTACGTGGCCATGAAGccgaaaattcaaaataaaaacggGTTATGGATTTGTCTGCTAGGCTTTGGATACTGGAATCTCCGTGATTTCCTCTTGAAGCAGTTTCGTTATCAGTTATTATATGAACATGAGAAAGACTAGTGAGTGTATCATTGAAGAAACCATCTTCCTGAAAAGTTTGGGTTAAAGTTCCTTCAAGGGACGACTTCACATGGCCCTTCAAATCCTCAAGTACGTCAGACTTCTCACCAGGAGACAGCTTATAAGGTGATTCCTTTAACAATGTATTCAAAGCCGAAATAGCAAGTATCCTTGTCTGAGGAAGTTGACTTTTTAAATTCTTCAAGAAGTGTCCTAAATAAGAAACAACATGAATAGCATAAAGAAAGTGCATAAAAAAGTGCAGTAATACTGACTTCGAATGTGCAAAAGGAACccaaacaaataaaatgaaaaacaaaagatcCAGAAGCAAACAAGAAGCTATACAAACCAGCAGCTTCGCTCAGGATTTTAGATGATGAATTTGGATGGTTCCGAGATGCCAAAGCCAGTAGGAGTAGAACTCTGTTAGCCATCAAATTATACCTGAAAAAACCAAAACTTTAAGGTCAACATTTTAGATGTGCAAGAATCACAAGTTCTGAACAGAAAGCTGAAACTAGTTAACAAATTGTGAGGCAGCATGtaaaaactgaaatagatgAAAAGGAAGCAGCTGATAGGCAGAAAACAAATATACAGAAGAGCAAACTCATTTATCATGAAAGTCAAACAATATTTACCGCCAATGCAAGCCAGTAGAATCAAAACTCATGGAACCAATCTGAGAAACCAAATCGGAAAAACCTAGTCCACCATTATGATTGTCTTTGTCTGATATCCTGAAAAAGCTTCTAGATACTCCAGAAAATTGGATGTTGTACTTCACAAAAAGCTGTTGGAAGCAAGGAActgttaaacaaaaaaaaacacataataaaattGCAATAATCTGATGAAGGGAAGCTTACCTCATTAATTGCTTTCTGAGATTTCAAGGATTCGTGATGAGAACTTCAAAGAAGAAACAAGGAAAGTATTATTCTCTGATGTTACACAAGGTACAATGATTTTTATCTAAAAGGCTAAACAGAGAAAATGAAATTACCTTGAAAGAATTGACAAGATAAATGAAGAGAATGACTTTTGATCCTAGAATTAAAGAAAACGGGtaagagaaataaaaatattaactgtccataaaaaaatatttaagaacgTCATCCTTGATGATCACCATTGTCAAATGCTTGAGAACTGTTTGTGAGGCAAGGACTGAACAAGAACCCAAGACTGCATACTCCTTGGCATTGGGGTCCTGCAAGTTATTGGTAAGAGTGATGACACATTTAGAAATCATAGATGGCCATCTCTTGATCAGCTTCACTAAAGCTTTCCCTGCAAGCCTGGATCATAAAAGAGTTTTAATCGGGCATAAAACAGCACAGTAGTTGTATTCACTAAAGCATATTTAATTATTGGATGAGACATTAGCTGACATCCAAACGGAAAGAGAATCAAGATAAACATTTATAGAccatttaatatatatcaaaCTTAACTTCTATAACAAATGAAACCTCAAAGAAGCAAACACAGTTTGAAATTTACATTGATGCATCATGCATGATGCCATTGCCAACATTATTGATACAATAATATGAGCtattattctttcttttttggaAGAACATAAGTTTCACTGGAGAAGGAAATAAACATGAGGAGGAATAGATATGATAAGAACAATCACCGTATAACGATTCCGACTGGTGGGTTCcaactttcaaaatatattggttttgttagaatattagaaaatatcttataatatcttttatattatattagagtatcttgagttattttctatgatcaacTTATAATCATAgtgatatcttagaatatctctcattattattattatgatttattccttatttaggattgagtctatctttctctataaatagagattaatattgagtcttttgtaataaagtcagcattaagctattatcaataatattcaaacccttattattttctctcctcattttctctaaaatcccacaacttcaacatggtatctagagcctatttcgatcctccttgaacgatctcgcctctattccgctgccaagttcccaacaattagggaatataattatagtttctcttttctaacatgTTGGCGCATTTTGACGCCTCTCAGTTGCTGCTTGGTCAGTCAATCACGCTTCAACCTCGCGATTTCAAATCTGCCCTCGTATTCTAGTTTCGGCCTACGGTTACACCTACTACCTTCAAGATCCGCCGTCTCCTGCTGCTTTCCATCTACTGTCGCTGCTGGAAAAGTTTTCCAGCAAGTTTTCCGAAACAACTATTGTCTCTCCTGTTTTGGATGCATTTTCTCACTCCTATGATCGATCATGACTTTGTTTCATTAGAGTCGCGCTGCTTCCTCTTTGGTGTTTGTCATACAATTTTgttcttactaatagattataacAGTGGCTTCTATTCCCACCGACAATCATTCCGGTGGTGTCCCTTTTCCCAcagatgaatcatattagtgatgacttcttTTTCCATTGATGGTCATTCTGacaatgtcttttatttttatgactcacactttagcatggcaatttgtcccagatgcacCGGCCCGatctttgtcccagatgtactggccttgtctttctctccttgaagcacgcctctccaatattattggtttgaagcttccaaatgcaatttttagaagaacggatcttgctttgttcaattgcttgccatgaatttctctcagacTGATGATCATATcagctatctggctaggctacatttatagcaattctctccgacttcacctgcatccctgagttgctttttcatcctttttattattttgcagagtaaaacattgttttcttgtagcaagctaaagcttagtaagtttagcttgagggggagtgttagaatattagaaaatatcttataatatcttttatattatattagagtatcttaaattatttattagtatcaatttataatcatagtgatatcttagaatatctctcattattattattatgatttattccttatttaggattgagtctatgtttctctataaatagagattaatattgaatcttttgtaataaagtcagcattaagctatcatcaataatattcaaacccttattattttctctcctcattttctctaaaatccaaCAACTTCAACAGATTTCATTACTGAAAAAATTGGTGGTTGACTTAACAGGCAATGTAAGCAGTTCTACCTAAGTATTAAAATATGAGGCGTCTATTATTGGACTATATCTATCAAAAATTTTAGCTATGAATTTCTCAATCACTTACAGGCGGACAGTTTCATAACTATACAAAGAGAGACTCAATAAATCATCCATCAAAATAGTCACGTGTTCAGATGGACCGTAATTCCCACTTGCACGATAAAGATGATAGGATGCTTGTGAAGACCTCCAGGTATTGTGCATGAATGCCTTGTCAATGAGAGCCCACCTAGGTCTGATATGGCAAAAACACTCAGTCTTATCAAAAAGTTCTTTGCACACTGTTCTTGCGTTTAAGATTGAAGAGCAGTCAAACTATTAGTACCTTTTCTTTCCTTTAGAATGAGATgacacaataaaattaattgggGGTTCTATTATGGCAGCAGATTCCAACTTCCAAGACTGCCTGTGACTAGACCACTCATCATACTCCAAACTTCCTGTGTACGAAAAGGGAACAGATTTAGTTAGAATGTGCATATACAAACAGAATTTGGAGTAATATGCCAAAACTTATTTCGACGGAGAGCTGAATACCATAATTTCCCAAAGCGTCAATAATACGAATAATGAGTATCAACAGGATGCTGTCATCAGATTTTTTCTCGAGGACATATCTGTTAAACAGAGATTAATGGGATTACAGGATTTATGGAAAACCACATGCACATAAGTTAAAGGAATGATGACCAAAGTAGCAGTAAATGTGACCCTTACTTGCAGGCTGTATGTACAATCTCAGCAGCTTTTTCTCTCAGAGCAGTAGTTCCAACAGTACAGCCTGTTGCCCCAGCAATTAGAAATGTATGGTTTGGATCTTCAACAATTCCATTCCTAGAGGTTGGGACAAAATCCGGCAAGCAAGAGAAAAGTCCTTGCAGTGATGATTCAATACGTAAAAGAGTCACTTTCAAGTGCTCTTTCTCATCTCCTGCATggaaaattaaattcaatataataatataacagTTAGAAGAGCATACAAGTTACTGTTATCCTATAGGAACATCCTTCAGGGAACCCTATCATCCAAATATGTCTTATGataaacaaattattatatcagaaaaagagaaaaactcCAAGAAATCAGAATAATCAGTATCAACATACAAAACATAGAGCttatcagaagaaaaaaatacaaaacataGATAATTTCAAGAGatattcataattattaattaatactagTCTTCGTTGTCAAAAATAAATCTTGCTAATGATGACAGGAAAACTAATTAACTACGAAATGCTTATCTGTTATACCTTGATCAGCATGAATTTTAGTTTGGCATATTTTCAACAGATCATCCAAAGCAGACTTAAAGTGAATATCTAAAAGATCATTTGCAAAATGAATTTCTTCATCAGAAGGAATATGCCACTTTGGGGTCAACCTTTCATCAGTGGAAAAATCTTTCGTGCTAATCCACTCTTCTAGAGCAACAGCGTCAGGGTGACTGAGAACACACCTAGAAAACCACAAAATGTGTTTATGTCACCCAAGACATACAGCTACAGAATCAGGGGGAAAATACTTAATAAACGTAGTCAAATATATGCAACCCTTCTTATACATACTTATATTGGTCTATTGGATAATAATGAATCTGACTTCCAAGAAGGGACCGAAGAAGATGATCAGCAGCACCATTAATCTGTCATTGAAAGTAACAATCAAATATAGACATAGAACCATTGGTCTACAACTCAGCACCAAATTCATGTTTATTAGAAAGAGAATTGTTTAAAGTTATGggattttagaaataaaaaaagaaagaaataatatgaaatataagTATAGGGAAATATAGTTGATATTGAGTTGATACAAAAGGATAAACACTAATTCCTATTTACAGATAATATACTCAATCTTAACTAAATAGGGAAATTAGGAAACAAAGCATGACAATAAGCTATATGAAAACTAATCTTAAGAGATAATTTGAGATACTCtagtataatataaaagatattttataatattctaacacaACAGACGGTGGAGGCACATCAGGGCACATGGGGCCGTTTCTGGGGTTGAAAATTTTGGGACTGCGTATATCAAGAGATTCTGCATACAACGGAAGTGGTAACATCAGAAAACTCGCCGCAAAAAGTGTCCGATAACAGCAGGTGGCAGCAAGTGACAATGACGGGTAATGGAAACACGTCAGAAAAGagaaaactattattattatatttccaACCTTTTTGGGAACTCGGAAGCGGAATAATAGCAAGATAGATCAAGGAGAATCAAACCAGGCTTTAGATACCAGTGTTATTAATGGTGGATTATGGCAGTTTACCAAAAATCCACCATATAAACATAGCATTGGGGCTTATGGCAGAAATATGGTGGATATAATAGGTGCCGCAGCCTGAGTCAAGGCTAGCACAAAATCCGCCATGCTATAACGCTATGGCGGAAATATTACAACACTGCTAGAAACCATGTTGAATGTACTGGATTTTAGATGAAAAGAGGAGaaataataagaaatataatACAACTATAATGAAATATGATTGATATTGACTTGATACAAAAGGCTAAACACTAACCTTTATTTACAGGGATACATAGACACAATCTTAACAAACTAGAAATTAGAAAACTAATCATAACAATAATAAGTAAAATGAAAACAAATCGTAAGAGATAACTTGAGATactctattatattatattgtcaaatattataagatattttataataatattctaacaagaatataatcattttatttgaagaaacaGATCAAGTGCACGGGGAAGAATAAGACCTTCCAAGATGGTGAGTCAAAAGCCAAGAAGATAACTTCTTTCAATTGATCCTTGTAGCGGAGGAGTGCTGGACCTCCATATGTGATGCCAACTGATAATATCTTTAGTTGATAGTCAATTGCAGCCTCAAGAGCAGGTGAAATTGTGGACCTAACCTGAAGTAGAGAAGTCTCAGCTTTCCAGAGAATCCAGAGGAACATTCAGTGAAAGAGTATCACAATCACAACTAACCAAAATCAGGTACCTTGGTTGAAGCAGAAGCAGAAGCATCAAAAGTCCCACCTCCTCCAAATCCAGTACCTGGTGTTCCTTTCAAAGAGGACATTACAGACACTAATATTGGCTCAACAAGTTGACTAACTGCTTCTTCCGGGTTCGAGTGAACACATGCACAACATAGCAGTCCAACCTCTGCAATAGCACCAGGAAGAATATTTGTCCTCACAAACTTGGAAATTTTCTTCAAAGCCTGTTTGATATGTCAGTGAAGTGTAAGACAACATATTGGCTTCGAAAGAGCTGTATGTATCAAGCATTGTCAGGGATCCAACGATCCTATTGCTAGTAATAGAACTACTAGGGTGTATTACAAAAAAAGGTGGAACATTGTAAATACTGGTAGTTAACCTTTTTTTAGGAATTTATTTGGTTATTGTGTAAACTAGAGAGTACTCTAGTGAGACGGGATTAGAGTCCTCTGtgtatcttttattttagttatcaaTAAAACTATATGGGTGAATAAACTTTATTTCCATATCCTTGTTAGATAGGAATTGCAAATTCCTATCAAGTATTTTATGCGTAATTACCTGACTATATAGTGACTTTGAAAGCCTCCCAAGAAGAATTTCAAGAACACAGAAGTAGTATGGACCATCATCAACTAGAAAAGTTCCTGACGCAGCTGATGAGTGCAGACCTTCATTTCTAATATACCAAAAACTAGTTATCCAGTTATAAAAGCTTAACAACAAGCCTACATAAAATCCACTTAAACAACATCATttccaaataaaaaacatgCAAGAAAGGGGACTTTGAAACCATTACTTACAAAACACTGCTGGGTTCTAAGTGTAGAAGTAGGGAAAATAGACGGCATAAGAACTCATCCAGCCATTCAGAAAAGCGGATCATTGGCATAAATGACAAGTCATCAATTTTATCATCCAATAAAGCCAACTGCATTTACACCGTAGAGAGGTTAAGCTTTCTCGATATTAGTACCAGCAAGCTGtttattcaatatattaaaaggTTGAAACTcacatttgaaaatatggaACCAATTAATTGCATGGTAGCTAAAGTTTTTGGAGGGTCGTTAGCATCCATGCCAAGTAATGCATTGGATAATGAAACCCCCACAAGATCAATGAATGTTTCATCCCCACCACCAACATCCACTTGTTTCATGGAGGAAGCTGATACAGATGTATAAAATAGTGAACGCCCAACAAATGCCACTGACATAACTGCAATTTTCAACTGGTGGGTGGCAGTCATCTGGCTAGGCAAAATGAATACGGTCAGAAAgacaaattaatataatatagtatACTGTTTAAAGAGTTACAATAATATCCCATCCCTCAGTAGACATGTTACCAGGAAGAAAATATAATGTTCTGGACATGCCACTCACCACATATCAAAGTTCTCAATTGCGGATTGCAGAAaatagtttgttcaaattccactatGCTAAAGTGCTATAGCGCTGCAATAGgagctatttgacaacactttgtactaaatagcgtATTGTAAAGCAATagcgatttgttcaaattcctctATGCTATAGCGGATATTTGACAACACTTCCACATGATATAAATTCAAACAACACAACTAACCGTCTCAAGGGCCATTTGAAACCGCGATGCCACAAATGGTAGGACCAATGAGGGTTCCACATAAGACAATATAGAAGTTGCTGCAGCAACTGTCTCGGAGAGATGCTCATTCTTGCTGTATTGACCACGATCAATTAACTTAAGCACTGTATTGACAAAGAAAACCCTCTCTGATTCTCCAAGATGCTGTTCAGAGGGTCTACAATTATTTATGCTCCTGTAGAACAGACTTTTTCAATTCCATAAAACAGATGCAGGAAAGAAACAGAATATATGACAAATAATAATTGATCAGTACAACTGTTCATTCTGTAGACGCTTCTGAAATTGAATCACCAAATGAAACAAAAACCGCTCCAGCGAGTAAGTCCATCGACCGCCATTTGAGGGATGATAATATCTATGAAAAAAAGCCAGTAACAAAAAGGAAAGAATTGAATTGAAGAGAAGGCAAGCTTAATTAAGCTAAATACTGCAAGTGATGTGTAAGTAAACTAACTGTTCCAAAATGTTGACCAATTTCTCAAAGTGCTGTTTTGCGGAACTACCAGGTTTTAGCAAGTATACCTGCAGTTGCAATTACAGAAGATCACTTAACTAAAAGTAAGAAACCAGCCACATGGCTCAAACGTTAGAATCCCACAAAAGTAAGCAGTAACATATTTTCTTACAATTGACTTGGCTATAGCCTTTGCAGGGGTGGAAGTTCTATTGGAAAACAAGAACCTTGTGTTTCTTGGGACATCCAGTGAAAATGGATATGATCCACTTCCATTTGCAACAGGAACCTGCAATTCATGAGTGCAAGCatgaaatgaaggaaaatccaaatctatactatatatacacacacacatatatattgtTGGGTAAAAATAGTTGTTAGTAGTCAGGGTTTCTGGACCTCCTTCTCAAACTCCTGCGAGTATCTCAGCTCAATTACTTGAGCTATGCCTTGGGGACAAACTTTATCTATATTATAAATGAAACTAATAAGGTCTCCAGCTTTTTTTCTTGTCTTAAATCCCTAAAGGGCAGCTGTAATTCTCCATCTACTTATACTATATAGCATATATGctataaatgaaaaaatcaataatacaTATACACGCACACTATATATGCTATCCTCTTATTAGCTTCAATCAATAAAACTGTAATTGTCCATATACTATATTTGCTCTCCTCTTGTTAGCTTCAATCAGTCCCTGCAAGCCATCAACTGGATCAGTCCCTAACTGCCCTAATACAAGACTTTTCATTAAAAGCGTATCAAAATTATCTTCCCAAGGCAGTGAATTCCAGCACCATTTGAAGCACATAATACTTATTAACATAAAGCTCACTGAATTAGAAGAGCTGATCGGTTGTGCAAGTCAAGATTGGATGTCTATCAGTCAAAAGTTAATTCCACAAAGCATGGTATTTTGCTCTTTGAGTTCTTAAATTTGGTGCTCTCTAAATTTGGGGTGTTGAGATCGGATACTAATAAGGGCCATGCTGGTCTTGTGGTAAAATAATATCTGCTACCATTAGTACAACATTGCTAGTTTCCCAGCTTACGGCACGGTGAAGCTTTCCGGGAGTCAAATTTTCTATTGAGGTGATGATGTTTCCTTGTTTGTATCCAGAGGAGtggtaaaaagaaaaataaaaaatgaaaaatagaacCCATGATGCAACGTGAATTGATGGGCAGCAGGTAC from Cicer arietinum cultivar CDC Frontier isolate Library 1 chromosome 5, Cicar.CDCFrontier_v2.0, whole genome shotgun sequence carries:
- the LOC101501819 gene encoding LOW QUALITY PROTEIN: proteasome activator subunit 4-like (The sequence of the model RefSeq protein was modified relative to this genomic sequence to represent the inferred CDS: inserted 2 bases in 1 codon); the encoded protein is MHLYNAWLPPPVAAQTAGERXTRIIAAVNSSFNHHDPESVYSTLKYISVLDLFIKAKSDVSLEDVRTLIMMGLELFHMSRNKLYAQVRWGNLLVRLLNKYRKKIALTIEWRPLYDTLISTHFTRSTGPEGWRIRQRHFETITSLVQSCRRFFPTGSAFEIWSEFKSLLQNPWHNSSFEGSGFARLFLPTNRDNQAFYTLDWITECIDLWESIPNCQFWNSQWADVIARVVKNYHNVYWEGFLPLLFAKYLNMFEVPVANGSGSYPFSLDVPRNTRFLFSNRTSTPAKAIAKSIVYLLKPGSSAKQHFEKLVNILEQYYHPSNGGRWTYSLERFLFHLVIQFQKRLQNEQLSINNCRPSEQHLGESERVFFVNTVLKLIDRGQYSKNEHLSETVAAATSILSYVEPSLVLPFVASRFQMALETMTATHQLKIAVMSVAFVGRSLFYTSVSASSMKQVDVGGGDETFIDLVGVSLSNALLGMDANDPPKTLATMQLIGSIFSNLALLDDKIDDLSFMPMIRFSEWLDEFLCRLFSLLLHLEPSSVLNEGLHSSAASGTFLVDDGPYYFCVLEILLGRLSKSLYSQALKKISKFVRTNILPGAIAEVGLLCCACVHSNPEEAVSQLVEPILVSVMSSLKGTPGTGFGGGGTFDASASASTKVRSTISPALEAAIDYQLKILSVGITYGGPALLRYKDQLKEVIFLAFDSPSWKINGAADHLLRSLLGSQIHYYPIDQYKCVLSHPDAVALEEWISTKDFSTDERLTPKWHIPSDEEIHFANDLLDIHFKSALDDLLKICQTKIHADQGDEKEHLKVTLLRIESSLQGLFSCLPDFVPTSRNGIVEDPNHTFLIAGATGCTVGTTALREKAAEIVHTACKYVLEKKSDDSILLILIIRIIDALGNYGSLEYDEWSSHRQSWKLESAAIIEPPINFIVSSHSKGKKRPRWALIDKAFMHNTWRSSQASYHLYRASGNYGPSEHVTILMDDLLSLSLYSYETVRLLAGKALVKLIKRWPSMISKCVITLTNNLQDPNAKEYAVLGSCSVLASQTVLKHLTMDQKSFSSFILSILSSSHHESLKSQKAINELFVKYNIQFSGVSRSFFRISDKDNHNGGLGFSDLVSQIGSMSFDSTGLHWRYNLMANRVLLLLALASRNHPNSSSKILSEAAGHFLKNLKSQLPQTRILAISALNTLLKESPYKLSPGEKSDVLEDLKGHVKSSLEGTLTQTFQEDGFFNDTLTSLSHVHIITDNETASRGNHGDSSIQSLADKSITRFYFEFSASWPRTPSWISFLGSDTFYSSFARIFKRLVQECGMPVVLALKGAVDEFTVAKERSKQCVAAEALAGVLHSDIDGLSEAWESWLMLQLKNIILAQSVESVPEWSSCIRYAVTGKGKYGTRVPLLRQKILDSLMTPLPPTVATTVTAKRYAFLAAALIEISPQKMPVGEIQLHNTLLKEVLGNMCHSSAQVRVTLSVLCSNIRLYHSSHHDNACDERNNNVDNLMKDESWVQFLTDRAAEAVVNIQIASQSDKAVNPIETSSQNGHLDGDSQDDMKWMETLLYFIISSLKSGRSSYLRDVIVGLLYPVISLQETSNKDLSTLAKAAFELLKWMIVWEPHLQKAIDVILSAANDSNWRTRSATLTYLRTFMYRHTFILSSSKKQEIWRTVEKLLVDNQVEVREHAAAVLAGLMKGGDEDLAKDFRDRAYVEGNIIQKRRKSRNASSGSAVASIHGAVLALVASVLSAPYDMPSWLPEHVTLLARFSGEPSPVKSTVTKAVAEFRRTHADTWNVQKELFTEEQLEILADTSSSSSYFA